Below is a window of Natronorubrum halophilum DNA.
GAGGGCCTGCGCATCGACGCGTTGGACGAGTAGCCTCGAGCCTCGAGCGGCGTTCTCCGGAGGTAACCAGTCCTTTGCATGCCGTGAAATTTTCCGTCCCTATACCTTCAGTATCATCTATGCCTGGATTGATTCAGCGAACGGCACGGGCGATCGATGATATGTGGCAGTCGATCTGGCACGGATCAAGTCGCGCCGAGAAAGTCGTAATCGCCATCGTACTTCTGGTCACCGGATTGGCCATTCCGGTGATCCCGATCGTCTGGATCGCCCGGATTATCGCCAACTAATACACGGCGCAGCGGGGCGAGATACGCGCTCAGCACGACCGGTGAAATCCATCTCCGTGTGAGGGTTTCGCCAAGGTCATCGTGTGTGAACTCGGACAGGTCGGAACGGCAACCCCGTCTCGCCCGACCCTACACTCGTTCGATGATCGTCGCGACGCCCTGCCCGAAGCCGACGCACATCGTCGAGAGCCCCCGGTCCTGCCCGCTCCGCTCGAGTTCGTGAGCCAACTTCGTTAGCAGCGCCGCGCCGGTTGCGCCCAGCGGATGGCCGTGGGCGATCGCGCCGCCGTTGACGTTGACGGCCTCCCAGGAGACGCCGGTCTCCTCGAGCCACGCGCCCACGACCGAGGCGAACGCCTCGTTGACCTCGAACAGATCGATCTCCTCGATATCTATGCCGGCCTTCTCGAGGACCCCCTCGGTCGCCGGAATCGGTCCCGTGAGCATCGTGACGGGGTCGACGCCGACGACTTCCGTTTGAACGATTCGGGCCATGGGCTCCCAGCCGTGTTCCTCGGCGGCCGCCTCGCTCGCGATCAGCAGCGCCGACGAGCCGTCGACGATCCCCGAGGAGTTGCCGGGATGGTGGACGCCCTCGCCTTCCTGGCGGAAGGACAGCGGAAGGTTCGACAGCGTCTCGAGGTCGGTAGCCGGCCGCGGGTGTTCGTCCTGCTCGACGCGCACCCGCTCCCCGTCGAATTCGGTTTCGACGGGAACGATCTGGTCGTCGTACCGATCCTCATCCCAGGCGTCGCCCCATCGGCGCTGGGAGTCGACGGCGAGTTCGTCGAGTTCCTCGCGCGTGAAGTCGTAGTTCTCGGCGATGCGTTCGGCCCCCTCTCCCTGGTGGGTCAACTCGTCGAAGTGCTCGAAGTAGGTGTCCGTAACGGCGCTCTTACCGTCCACGCCGTCGGCCCCGTCGGAGCCCATCGGGACGCGGGTCATGTGTTCGACCCCGCCCGCGATCAGCACGTCGTGTTGACCCGCCATCACGTTCGCCGCCGCGAAGTTGACCGCCTGCTGGCCGGAGCCACACATCCGGTTGAGCTGGACGCCGGGAACGGTATCGCCCCAGCCCGCGATCATCGGTGCGAGTCGGCCGATGTTGAGCCCCTGCTCGTCGATCGGCGTCACGCAGCCGTAGATAACGTCCTCGATCGTCTCGGGCTCGAAATCGGTGCGCGTTCGGAGCGCCTCGAGCGGTTTCGCCGCCAGATCCTGCGGGTGCGTGTCGCGGAACGAGCCGTCCCGCTTGCCGAAGGGCGTCCGGACCGCATCGACGATGACTGCGTTGTTCATGGGCCTCCTAAGACAACGAGCGTGATAGGATTTCTGCTCGAGCGCGCTCGACGGACGTCGCCGATCGAGAGACCGGCGAGGACGACGGTGGTAGGTAACGCGACGGTCAGCGCGCGGATCGGCTCGAGTTCGCGGTCACCGACGGCTCCCGATTCGCCGCCGCCGATCCAGACGTTATTTGGTGATCGATCGTGATCGTCAGCCATGGACGAAGATTTCGACACGGTCATGGTGGAATTCGACGACGAAACCGGCGTGGGAACGGTCACGATGAACCGCCCGGACGCGCTCAACGCGCTCAACGGCCAACTCAGGGACGATATCGTTGCGGGGCTCCGGCGACTCGAGGCCGAAAACGAAGCGGCGGAGGGCGTCGCCTTGCGAGCCGTCGTGCTCGAGGGGGCCGGTGAGAAAGCCTTCTGTGCCGGCGCGGACGTCGGCGGCTTCTCGTCGGATTCGGCCGGGGCGTCCTCCGAGCCGTCCCACTACGAGTTCATCAGGGAGTTTCCGGTGCCCGTGATCGCGAAGATCGACGGCTACTGTCTGGGCGGCGGCCTCGAGACCGCGCTCGCGTGTGACTTCCGGCTGGCGAGCGAGGGCAGCGCCGTCGGCTTTCCGGAAGTCAATCTGGGGATCTTCCCCGGTGCCGGCGGCGTCCAGTACGTCACGAAACTGGCCGGCCCCGCCGTCGCCAAGGAACTGGCGATGACCGGCGACCACATCTCGGCGGAGCGCGCCGCCGACGAGGGGATCATCAACCACGTCTACGCCGATGACGAGTTCGAAGACGCGGTCGACGAGTTCGTCACCGACCTCGCGGGACAGGCACCGCTGGCTATCCAGGCGATCAAACAGTCGGCCGCTATGGCCGTCCAGACGGGGCTGAACGAGGGAGTTGCCTACGACGGACAGCTCTTCGCGGAGCTCCTGCAGACCGACGATCACGCGGAAGGAGCCGCCGCGTTCGGCGAGGATCGAGATCCGGAGTTCCAGGGCAAGTAACCGCTCAGAACGGACGATCCACGGATTGCGTCGGGCCGGCGACTGGCCCGTCCGACCGATACGGGTCCTACTGGTCCACGTGAGGTGGCGCGCGCTGTCGATCGGAACCGAGCGAAAGCGAGGGACGATCGACGACACTGCGCGAGGGATGAGCGAGCGACTGGAAGGAGCGAGTGAATCGGCTGGGGAGGGCGTGGAGATTAATATTGCCGGCGCGAGTGGCGTGTAACAGACAGTTTGTTTATTCGCGCTGGCGGCTATGCATACCGCCTCCTCTCCAACCGATTCACTCGCACGTCATCGAACCGCGGTTCGGCGGTGACGAGCCACGGCACAGCGCGCGCCACCACACGCGGATCGGTCGTTCCACGCTCTGGCTCTCGACCGAGTGGACCGTCTCTCGGCCGGACGAATCAGCCGTCACGAGGCATCCCGAAGAAAGACCGGCGACGCCACGGTAACAACTGCAACGAGTTCCACACCGATCGCACAGCCATCGCGCGATCAAGTGTGCGGTGACTTGCAGCGGCTCCTCCAGTCACCACTCCTCGCCGACTCCGCGCAGCGAGAACGGGCCGACGGGGAGGTTGTACCCTTCCTCGAGCGCCGTATCGACCTGCTCTTCCGTCGCGATGCCTTCGTCGACGATCTGTTGGGCCTCCTCGCGCATCGCCGCGTGACACCGGTTGGCGATAAAGCCGTAGGAGCCCGGATCGTCGTCGATGGTGACGCTCGTCTTCCCGAGTTCGTCGACCAGTTCTTCGGCGCGCTCGACGACCGCCGCGTCGGTCTCGGGCGCTTGCACGATTTCGACCATCGACATGATCGGGACCGGGTTGAAAAAGTGCATCACCGCGACGCGGGAGGGATCCGAGACCGCGTTCGCGATCGAGGTTACCGAAAAACCGCTCGTGTTCGAGTACAGCGGCTGGTCGTCGGTCGCGTCGTCCAAGTCGCGGAACACCTGTCCCTTGATCGCGAGGGTTTCGGTGACCGCCTCGAGGACGAACTCGGTGCCGTCGGTCGCGGCGTCGAGATCCGTCGTGAACGACAGCCGCTCGAGCACCGCGTCTTTCTCCGCTTCGGAGAGGTAACCGCCCTCGACGGCGTCCTCGAGGCCGTAGTTTCCGGAGACGACCCGGTCGCGGGCCTCCGCGGCCAGCTCGTCGTTGAGTTCGCGAACGCGGACGTCGTAGCCGGCTCGCGCGAGGACCTGTGCAATTCCGGCACCCATAACGCCGCCGCCGACGACGGCTGCTGATCGCTGTGCCATGGACTCACAACTCACTCGGGATCCGATAATAGTTTCGATCGGCTCAGTCCGCCTTCGCGGCGGTTGTCGTGACGTCGGGGTTCCGCAACAGGGGAACGGAGACGATCAGCAGGCAGCTACAGACCAGCGCAGCGCAGAGAACGTAGGTCAGTCGGTAGCCGAACCAGATGTCGACGGCGGGAATCGCGATCAGCGGACCGAGGCTCAGTCCGATATCGCCCAGCACGTTGTAGACGCCGCCCATTCGCCCGAGTTCGTCCCCCGGCGTGAGATCACCCAGGATTGCGAGCATCGCGGGCGCAGCGGCACCCATCCCCACGCCGATCAACACGAGCGCGGCGAACAGTGCTTCGATCGTCGGAACGTACGCGATGAGCAAGAACCCCGCTGTCATCGACAGAAACGCGGGGACCGTCAGCAGGGTCCGGTCGCTGATCATATCCGAAACTCGCCCGGTGAGAACCGTCGTTCCGCCCATCGTGAGGACACCGACCCCCATCACGAGACCGCTGATACCGGCGGCCTCGAGGACGGAGAGTTCGAGCCCGTGGAAACTCGCGTAGCGTGCGAGCGTCGCCAGGATGATGCCGCCCCACAGAAATCGGACGGTGAAGTTCCCGAAGCCGATCAGGAGGACGGTCGGACGGCCGCGAAGCAGCATCGGGAGTTCTCGTAACTTCGCCGACTCAGTGTCGGCACCGCCGTGAACGTCCGGCAGGACGATGGTGGCGACGGTACCGGCGATCAGGGCGAGTATCCCGGCGGCGAAAAAGGCCGCCTGCATGCTCGCAATATCGGTCAACACGCCCCCGACGACGAGCCCCGTGGGAAAGCCAAGCGACTGACCCCCGCGCATGTAGCCGACCCAGCGGCCCCGATTGTTCGACGTCGTTACGTACGTGATCGTCGCGAACGCGCCGATAAACACGAACGCGCTCCCGATCCCCCAGAACAGCCGCGACAACACGAACACGAGACCCGGAAGCGATACCTCACCGAATCCGGGGATCGTTCCGAGGATGTGCGGCGGCGTGTGTAATCCGACGATGTACCCGAACGGTGCGAACGCCTGCGTGTAGAGTCCGACGATCATCGGCTTTCGCGCGCCGACGCGATCGATGATCGTCCCGGCCGGCGTGTTCATGAACAGCCGCGCGATACGGTTGGCCGAAAGGATCACGCTGAGCGTGATCGCACTGATCACCAGGGTCTCATCGAGAAGCGGCAGCGTTGGGAACGCGACGCCGGTCGCCACGCCGCCGAAGAAGATTCCGGCGATGACCGCGAGAGCGATGGTCCTAATTTCGCCGGGCGAATACGTGTCGTCGGTCATCGAAGGTGCCTATCCGTTTCGCTCGCTGCGTGTTCAACGTTCTGTTCGCCGTCCACAGTGCGTCTCGAGTTCGATCGAGTGGCTGCGGTATTTCCGCGAGCGAGATCAATACCAGCACTCGAGGTGAGACGGTGGTCTCCCGGACCACGACGACCTCCCCGTCGTCGGTTCGTCATTCAGACACGTACGCCTCCCGGAACTCGGCTTGTAACACCGTCTTCCGAACCTTCCCGCTCCCGGTTTTCGGGAGCTCCTCGCGAACCTCGACGTACCGCGGATGCTTGTACGGTGCGAGTTCGCCGAGGACGTACTCCTCGACGTCGCCCTCGCTGAGCGTCACCCCCGCTCTGGGAACGACGGCAGCGGCCACGGTTTCGCCGCGTCGTTCGTCAGGCACGCCGAAGACCGCCGCCTCGAGCACTGCCGAGTGGTCGTAAAGCGTATCCTCGATTTCGCGGGGATAGACGTTATACCCCGCCGTGAGGATCATTTCCTTCGACCGGCCCTTGATGTAGTGGTAGTTGTCCGCGTCGCGGGAGGCGATGTCTCCGGTCCGGAAGAACCTCCCGGAAGACGAGTCCTCCGTCCCCCCGCTCGCACTGCTCGCGGGGGCGTCCTCGGTGAACGCCGCCTCGTTCGCTTCGGGATTCTTGTAGTACCCTTTCATCACCTGCGGGCCGGCGACGAGGAGTTCACCTTCCTCACCGATATCGACTACCTCGCCCCGGTCGTCGACGATTTTCGATCGCGTATGGCCGATCGGCTGACCGATACTGCCGGGTCGATTGCCGAGCGTCGACCAGCGGACGGTGTGCGTCGCCGCCGTCGTCTCGGTGAGTCCGTACCCCTCCGAGAGCGACGCGTCGAACGTTTCCTCGAACTCCCGTTGAACCGGTCTCGGCAGTTTGTCACCGCCTTGGCCGGCACGGATCAACGTCTCGAGGTCGTACGCGTCGGCGTCGTAGGCCTCGAGCAAGTCACTGAACATGGTCGCAACGCCCACGAACGCGGGAATCTCGTGTTCGTCGAGCAGTTCGAGGACGCGCCCTGGGTCCCACTGGTCGGGCCGCAGCAGGTGCAGCGTTCGGCCAGCACACAGCGAGGACAGCATCTGAAGCAACCCGGTGATGTGGTACATTGGAAGGATGATGAGCGAATCGCCCCTCACGGGGCTCGCACTGTAACTCGAGACGCTGTTTGCGATCTGGACCCGGAAGTTGCGGTGGGTGAGAAGCACGCCCTTTGGGTCGCCGGTCGTTCCCGACGTGTACGGCTGGAGTAGGATGTCGTCGTCCGTCCGCTCAGCGAGTCCCCCGTCGCCATCGCTGGCGAGTGTGGGAAGCGACTCGTGGCTACTCTCGGCGGCGGTGGTGACGACCTCGGCCTCGAGGTCGGTGATCGCGCTCGTGACGTGTTCGTCGGCGTCGCCGGCGACGACGACGGCCTTCGAATCGGCGTGATCGACCTGGTACTCGATTTCGCGTCGTCGATAGGCCGGATTCAGCGGACTCGCGACGATGCCGCTTCGACAGCACGCCCAGATGACCGCACAGAAGTCGATGCTGTTCGGAATGTAGACGCAGACGCGGTCGCCGGCCTCGAGACCGTACCCGCGAAACCCGCGCACGTACTGGTCGACGAGGTCGTCGAACTCCCGGTACGTGACCGTCTCACCGGCGTGTTCGATCGCAACCTGCTCCGGCTGTTCGGCTATCGATCTGTCCAGCAACCGAGCGACGTTTCCGTCGTACGGCGGCTCGAAAAGCGTCTCCGCCGGGACGAGTTCGAGGTTCATACGGTCGATAATTTGTTGATAACCCTGAAAAGCGTATGGTTGCTGGTAACAACGCGCAATAGAGACGGGGCATCCGTGATGGAATTACTCCGGCCGTGGCGTTCCCGTGATCGTCATCGTCTCTCTGACAAAGTATTCGCTGATATCGCCGACTTCGACGAGTTCTACGGATCGAGGCCGTCGTTTCGCTGCCACCGTGGTTCTGATACCCGTTCTACGGGACACGAGAGCAACCGTGAGGAATACGCTTATGAAACTCGTCACGAAACCCTACCGGAAATGGATCGAAACCGGCCCGAAGGGAAACCCCGCGTGGGGACGGCGGATCGTCAGAACGGCTCATCGCGACGCTCGCTCGCCCGAGGTGAATCCCGTGCCGAATAAGCCGCTGGCCGAACTCGAGGGGATGATCGGCGACTCGCGGGTCACCGTCGAGGGATTTCGGATCGAGGCGGGCAAGGTCGAGGAGTTCGCCCGAGCGATCACCGATCCGAACCCGGTGTTCCGGGACGAAACCGTCGCTCGAGAACGCGGGTTCAATGACATCCCCGCGCCGCCGACGTATCCGCGCGTCAGTCGGTTCCCGCGGTATCGGCCCGACGACCTCGAGGGGTACGGCTTCGACCTCGGGTTTCAGCCCGAGTACGTCCTCCACGGCGAGCAGGCCTACGAGTACGAGCGTCCGCTGCAGGTCGGCGACGTCCTCACGGGCACGACCACGCTGGTCGAGGTCTTCCAGCGCGACGGCGGCCGCGGCGGGACGATGACCTTCGCCGTCTACGAGACGGCATACCGGGACGAGAGCGGTGACCTCGTGCTCACCGACCGTGCGACCGCCATCGAAACGTCCGGTGCCGTCCAGGACGACGAGGACGACAGCAGCGACTCGAGCGCCGACGCCGAGGAGGCAGATACCGCAGCCAACGGGGGGACGGTACCCATCGCCGAGGACGTCTCCACGGTCCGCTCCATCGACGAGGTCGAGGTCGGCGATACCGGACCAACGGTCGTCGTCAAGGACCTCGAGCGAAAGCACTTCGTCAAGTACGCCGGCGCAAGCGGGGACTTCAATCCGATCCACTACGACGAGCCCTACGCCCGCGCCACGGGCAATGAGAGCGTCTTCGGGCAGGGAATGTTCACGGCCGGCGTCGCGTCCCGGGTCGTCACCGACTGGTTCGAACTCGAGTCGATCGAGTCGTTCGGCGTCCGCTTCCGGTCGCAGGTCTTCCCCGGCGATTCGATCGTCGGAACGGGTGAGATCGTCGACGACGAGTCCGACGACGGACGCGTCGAAGTTGACCTCGAGGCGACGAACCAGCGCGGCGAGACGCTGCTCACCGGGTCGGCGACGGCGTCGCTGACCGACGACTGAGCGGGGGCTCGATCCCCTCGGTACGGGCGGTACTCCGTCCCAGGATGGGGGACCTCGAGCGATCGGTCTCGGCCGGGGCCGATACTGCGCGTCGAACCGTCGGCGATGCGATGGCGCGTGGACGAGCGGACGTCGTCGTCATCGCCGACACGTCCATAGAAGTCCTCGAACGGGGAACCGTCGATTTCGGCCTCCTCGAGCAGCGACGGCTCCTCGAGATCCGGATGCTCCGAGCGTCTGTTCGATGAGCGACCGGTTACGTCCGTGTGACGTATGCACAGGATATGTGAACGCTATCCGCGACGTCGTCCACGCGAGCGTCGATCTCGCTCCCGGCACCCATAGCTATTTACGCTGGGCGGTAACAACCGTTACATATGAGGGGAGAGACGACGAGGCAGGCCTCGGAGGATGCCAGTCTGAAAGATATCCGTACGGCGTCGGACGCGGTGGAGAAGCCCCCGATGTCGGTGGCCCTCGAGAAAATTCAAGAACGGTGGCAAACCGCCGGTTCCATCGTCGTGCTGGCAGTCACCAGCGTTCTGCTGTACCGCGTCGACGGCTACCTCTCGATCGACGCGCAAGTGTTCGGCGGGATCACCATCCTCCTGCTAATCTACTTCCTCGTGACGCTCCGATCGGACGTCCGCATGGAGTGAGCGCGGTCGAGGCCGACCCTCGGCGTCGGTGGAGGGCAGGTATTTTGTGCAGCCGTGTGAATGATTCCGCCATGAACGGCGGGGCGGTGACACCGTGATCGACTGGAAACTGGACGGGTTCCTGCCGACCCGAAGGCAACCGGCGCCGGAACTGGAGACCGCGAGCGACCGCGACGTGGTGCTCGCCCGCGGCGCTGCGGCGGCGATCGATCTGTTCATCTGTTACGTCCTGATCGAGTTTCCGGTGATCTACGCGTTGAGCACGGTGTTCAGCGAACCCTACGAGGCGCTCGGGGGGTACGTCGTCGCCCTGTCGCTGCTCGTGCTCCTGCCGATCTACGCCACCTACTCGTTCGTCCTCGAGTGGCGGTACGGCCGGACGCCGGGAAAGGTCAACCGCGGCCTGCTGGTCGTCATGGCGGACGGGCGTCCGTGCACCTACCGCGCCAGCGCCGTGCGAAACCTCTTTCT
It encodes the following:
- a CDS encoding class I adenylate-forming enzyme family protein, which translates into the protein MNLELVPAETLFEPPYDGNVARLLDRSIAEQPEQVAIEHAGETVTYREFDDLVDQYVRGFRGYGLEAGDRVCVYIPNSIDFCAVIWACCRSGIVASPLNPAYRRREIEYQVDHADSKAVVVAGDADEHVTSAITDLEAEVVTTAAESSHESLPTLASDGDGGLAERTDDDILLQPYTSGTTGDPKGVLLTHRNFRVQIANSVSSYSASPVRGDSLIILPMYHITGLLQMLSSLCAGRTLHLLRPDQWDPGRVLELLDEHEIPAFVGVATMFSDLLEAYDADAYDLETLIRAGQGGDKLPRPVQREFEETFDASLSEGYGLTETTAATHTVRWSTLGNRPGSIGQPIGHTRSKIVDDRGEVVDIGEEGELLVAGPQVMKGYYKNPEANEAAFTEDAPASSASGGTEDSSSGRFFRTGDIASRDADNYHYIKGRSKEMILTAGYNVYPREIEDTLYDHSAVLEAAVFGVPDERRGETVAAAVVPRAGVTLSEGDVEEYVLGELAPYKHPRYVEVREELPKTGSGKVRKTVLQAEFREAYVSE
- a CDS encoding MFS transporter translates to MTDDTYSPGEIRTIALAVIAGIFFGGVATGVAFPTLPLLDETLVISAITLSVILSANRIARLFMNTPAGTIIDRVGARKPMIVGLYTQAFAPFGYIVGLHTPPHILGTIPGFGEVSLPGLVFVLSRLFWGIGSAFVFIGAFATITYVTTSNNRGRWVGYMRGGQSLGFPTGLVVGGVLTDIASMQAAFFAAGILALIAGTVATIVLPDVHGGADTESAKLRELPMLLRGRPTVLLIGFGNFTVRFLWGGIILATLARYASFHGLELSVLEAAGISGLVMGVGVLTMGGTTVLTGRVSDMISDRTLLTVPAFLSMTAGFLLIAYVPTIEALFAALVLIGVGMGAAAPAMLAILGDLTPGDELGRMGGVYNVLGDIGLSLGPLIAIPAVDIWFGYRLTYVLCAALVCSCLLIVSVPLLRNPDVTTTAAKAD
- a CDS encoding RDD family protein; translation: MIDWKLDGFLPTRRQPAPELETASDRDVVLARGAAAAIDLFICYVLIEFPVIYALSTVFSEPYEALGGYVVALSLLVLLPIYATYSFVLEWRYGRTPGKVNRGLLVVMADGRPCTYRASAVRNLFLYVDLLGVPPLVIGFAAALATDGRRLGDHVGGTIVVRSTAPTDRDGAVSADMNTNAAARADGAREN
- a CDS encoding 3-hydroxyacyl-CoA dehydrogenase family protein translates to MAQRSAAVVGGGVMGAGIAQVLARAGYDVRVRELNDELAAEARDRVVSGNYGLEDAVEGGYLSEAEKDAVLERLSFTTDLDAATDGTEFVLEAVTETLAIKGQVFRDLDDATDDQPLYSNTSGFSVTSIANAVSDPSRVAVMHFFNPVPIMSMVEIVQAPETDAAVVERAEELVDELGKTSVTIDDDPGSYGFIANRCHAAMREEAQQIVDEGIATEEQVDTALEEGYNLPVGPFSLRGVGEEW
- a CDS encoding thiolase family protein; translation: MNNAVIVDAVRTPFGKRDGSFRDTHPQDLAAKPLEALRTRTDFEPETIEDVIYGCVTPIDEQGLNIGRLAPMIAGWGDTVPGVQLNRMCGSGQQAVNFAAANVMAGQHDVLIAGGVEHMTRVPMGSDGADGVDGKSAVTDTYFEHFDELTHQGEGAERIAENYDFTREELDELAVDSQRRWGDAWDEDRYDDQIVPVETEFDGERVRVEQDEHPRPATDLETLSNLPLSFRQEGEGVHHPGNSSGIVDGSSALLIASEAAAEEHGWEPMARIVQTEVVGVDPVTMLTGPIPATEGVLEKAGIDIEEIDLFEVNEAFASVVGAWLEETGVSWEAVNVNGGAIAHGHPLGATGAALLTKLAHELERSGQDRGLSTMCVGFGQGVATIIERV
- a CDS encoding enoyl-CoA hydratase/isomerase family protein, with product MDEDFDTVMVEFDDETGVGTVTMNRPDALNALNGQLRDDIVAGLRRLEAENEAAEGVALRAVVLEGAGEKAFCAGADVGGFSSDSAGASSEPSHYEFIREFPVPVIAKIDGYCLGGGLETALACDFRLASEGSAVGFPEVNLGIFPGAGGVQYVTKLAGPAVAKELAMTGDHISAERAADEGIINHVYADDEFEDAVDEFVTDLAGQAPLAIQAIKQSAAMAVQTGLNEGVAYDGQLFAELLQTDDHAEGAAAFGEDRDPEFQGK
- a CDS encoding FAS1-like dehydratase domain-containing protein, coding for MAELEGMIGDSRVTVEGFRIEAGKVEEFARAITDPNPVFRDETVARERGFNDIPAPPTYPRVSRFPRYRPDDLEGYGFDLGFQPEYVLHGEQAYEYERPLQVGDVLTGTTTLVEVFQRDGGRGGTMTFAVYETAYRDESGDLVLTDRATAIETSGAVQDDEDDSSDSSADAEEADTAANGGTVPIAEDVSTVRSIDEVEVGDTGPTVVVKDLERKHFVKYAGASGDFNPIHYDEPYARATGNESVFGQGMFTAGVASRVVTDWFELESIESFGVRFRSQVFPGDSIVGTGEIVDDESDDGRVEVDLEATNQRGETLLTGSATASLTDD